One Triticum dicoccoides isolate Atlit2015 ecotype Zavitan chromosome 4B, WEW_v2.0, whole genome shotgun sequence genomic window carries:
- the LOC119293256 gene encoding antimicrobial peptides-like, protein MGFIHKGGVWWFLLLAGVLLAAAAAAGAEQDDGAVATAVPEVEEADEARLRVDDPEENDSCDLKCQHHQVPARKKQCVDECHSREHHHPSRASCENKCSHWQDPTRKDQCVQQCMRRGLSLVVGGSNDVDEHPHAQEEEAAGRPCDRECQLSCQRKCQGWKDWTKHQECVRQCVCGSNSIDDEHLRSWEAMAGAIIEAV, encoded by the coding sequence ATGGGGTTCATTCACAAGGGTGGGGTTTGGTGGTTCCTCCTGCTCGCCGGGGTGCTgctggctgcggcggcggcagcaggcgcGGAGCAGGACGATGGGGCGGTAGCCACTGCCGTcccggaggtggaggaggcggatgAGGCCCGTCTGCGCGTCGATGATCCGGAGGAGAACGACTCGTGCGACCTCAAGTGCCAACACCACCAAGTTCCGGCGAGGAAAAAGCAGTGCGTCGACGAGTGCCACAGCCGGGAGCATCACCACCCCAGCAGAGCGTCTTGCGAGAACAAGTGTAGCCACTGGCAAGACCCGACGAGGAAGGACCAGTGCGTGCAACAGTGCATGCGCCGCGGCCTCAGCCTCGTTGTGGGCGGCAGCAACGACGTCGACGAGCACCCCCACGCCcaagaggaggaggccgccgggcgTCCGTGCGACAGGGAGTGCCAGCTGTCTTGCCAAAGGAAGTGTCAGGGATGGAAAGATTGGACCAAGCACCAGGAGTGCGTGCGACAGTGCGTTTGCGGCAGCAACAGCATCGACGACGAGCACCTCCGCAGCTGGGAAGCGATGGCCGGCGCCATCATCGAGGCGGTGTGA